In one Haloterrigena gelatinilytica genomic region, the following are encoded:
- a CDS encoding deazapurine DNA modification protein DpdA family protein codes for MSDDLENVDSAHSHRPGYSMTEPCERCGRDGPWLKQPIDEGGRGATEAYYGYAPGRLCRGCHMELLPNPEVLYTELLDIEFTFYYGCASGSSRKALRKMEESHVMVSYATKNNGPLGTESVHFTDCGGAPDSFKDGDMADTGDYVTSDGDYLEYVAEADADLWSLRDYPCEPDVLETHDRTVADHQRMTIDRHRSLLDSAADRGIDGQPVAVLQGWTVEDYLEHIDAHREAGTLTDYVGIGSICRRNADEEIQDIILAVRDALPARCRIHAFGVKLPVLEKSGVLDALASADSCAYDYGLMMEAIYNGGDYSWKPIVGEYLEFKERVGELLESYDDLEQQSLGAFGGQPIATDGGETQ; via the coding sequence GTGAGCGACGACCTCGAGAACGTCGACTCGGCCCACTCCCACCGGCCCGGCTACTCCATGACCGAGCCGTGTGAACGCTGTGGACGCGACGGCCCGTGGCTCAAACAGCCGATCGACGAGGGCGGCCGCGGCGCGACCGAGGCCTACTACGGCTACGCGCCGGGCCGTCTCTGCCGGGGCTGTCACATGGAACTGCTCCCGAACCCGGAGGTCCTGTACACCGAGCTACTGGACATCGAGTTCACGTTCTACTACGGGTGCGCGTCCGGGTCCTCGCGAAAGGCGCTCCGCAAGATGGAGGAATCGCACGTCATGGTCTCCTACGCGACGAAAAACAACGGACCACTCGGGACCGAATCGGTCCACTTCACCGACTGTGGCGGCGCCCCCGATTCGTTCAAAGACGGCGATATGGCCGACACGGGCGACTACGTCACCAGTGACGGCGACTACCTCGAGTACGTTGCCGAGGCCGACGCCGACCTCTGGTCGCTTCGAGACTACCCGTGCGAGCCCGACGTGCTCGAGACCCACGACCGGACCGTCGCCGACCACCAGCGGATGACCATCGATCGCCACCGGTCGCTTCTCGATTCGGCGGCCGACCGCGGGATCGACGGCCAGCCGGTCGCGGTTCTCCAGGGCTGGACGGTCGAGGACTACCTCGAGCATATCGATGCCCACCGCGAGGCTGGGACGCTGACCGACTACGTCGGGATTGGCTCAATCTGTCGCCGGAACGCCGACGAGGAGATTCAGGATATCATCCTTGCCGTTCGCGACGCGCTCCCGGCGCGGTGTCGGATTCACGCGTTCGGTGTCAAGCTCCCGGTCCTCGAGAAATCGGGCGTGCTTGATGCACTCGCCAGCGCCGATTCGTGTGCCTACGATTACGGGCTCATGATGGAGGCGATCTACAACGGCGGCGACTACTCGTGGAAGCCGATCGTCGGCGAGTACCTCGAGTTCAAAGAGCGCGTCGGCGAGCTACTCGAGAGCTACGACGACCTCGAGCAACAGTCCCTCGGCGCGTTCGGCGGCCAACCAATCGCCACCGACGGCGGTGAGACCCAATGA
- a CDS encoding DUF7563 family protein: MANPLGTEKVSDTELLARVRECYDAGQTLSGGGVTATTAAADLPIAPKTAEDRLRDLAERGRLERDWGFSDHGHRLGYRCPEDRTVALRDGESRDNAHAGAVNAQLAEADAELRDELEARHGDDDGDREVRADGGQTTLPVGETRPPQVLANVRTTAMGEIVAMVMCAHRFDPEDLRGWHTHEPEAVIRGWVQENAEATVSRLLGDDAQDHSTRSPAWVPEIERERMREQARDDDGTEQATLVTDGGAIDWYCPDCGERRRTHTVDEPDGRCYTCGTSVDWQRTPPADDREIRADGGVPSSDGMERFEGVDEIVPNGGRDRDGSHRTLGRWTFEYTPAREFVEDRLEGRVLNACAGKTLLEHDGEVVRNDLNPDRDADLHVDVCEIADHFVPGEFDTVVFDPPFDDHQADDKYDGLRADGVLEAFGEFAKLVRPKGRVITFGWNSWGMSSIDAFEREETVLLQRGPCLRDVIVTVDRRTNHSITVKRSGNGRTLHTETDDSDLRADGGTVGLDGRHWTPTAGTDTDSPNACQNCGAQHTSQYARVFGDSETDTLWHCHDCDEPEICGRDMKQGAGSNPDYDPLVDRGKSTDHYPVFGGEGQ; encoded by the coding sequence ATGGCCAACCCACTGGGCACCGAGAAGGTCTCGGACACCGAACTCCTCGCTCGCGTTCGCGAGTGCTACGACGCCGGCCAGACGCTCTCGGGTGGCGGCGTCACCGCCACGACGGCCGCCGCGGACCTCCCGATCGCCCCGAAGACGGCGGAGGATCGCCTGCGCGACCTCGCCGAACGGGGCCGCCTCGAGCGCGACTGGGGCTTTTCTGATCATGGTCACCGCCTGGGCTACCGCTGCCCAGAGGATCGCACCGTCGCGTTGCGTGACGGCGAGTCCCGCGACAACGCCCACGCGGGCGCGGTCAACGCCCAACTCGCCGAGGCCGACGCCGAGCTTCGAGACGAACTCGAGGCCCGGCATGGCGACGACGATGGCGATCGGGAGGTTCGGGCCGACGGCGGCCAGACCACACTCCCGGTCGGCGAGACGCGCCCGCCGCAGGTCCTCGCGAACGTCCGCACGACCGCGATGGGCGAGATCGTCGCGATGGTCATGTGCGCCCACCGCTTCGACCCCGAAGACCTCCGGGGCTGGCACACCCACGAGCCCGAGGCCGTCATCCGCGGGTGGGTCCAAGAGAACGCCGAGGCGACGGTCTCGCGGCTGCTCGGCGACGACGCACAGGACCACTCGACGCGGTCTCCGGCGTGGGTTCCCGAGATCGAACGCGAGCGGATGCGCGAGCAGGCCCGCGACGACGACGGGACCGAGCAAGCGACGCTCGTCACGGACGGCGGTGCGATCGACTGGTACTGCCCCGACTGTGGCGAACGACGCCGCACGCACACGGTCGACGAACCAGACGGGCGCTGCTATACCTGCGGCACCTCGGTCGACTGGCAGCGCACGCCACCAGCGGACGACCGGGAGATCCGCGCCGACGGGGGCGTTCCGTCCTCGGATGGAATGGAACGATTCGAGGGGGTCGACGAGATCGTGCCGAACGGCGGTCGCGATCGCGACGGATCTCACCGAACTCTTGGCCGCTGGACCTTCGAGTACACTCCGGCACGGGAGTTCGTCGAAGACCGACTCGAGGGTCGCGTTCTCAACGCCTGCGCGGGGAAGACGCTCCTCGAGCACGACGGCGAGGTCGTTCGGAACGATCTCAACCCAGACCGAGACGCCGATCTCCACGTCGACGTGTGCGAGATAGCGGACCACTTCGTCCCCGGAGAGTTCGATACGGTCGTTTTCGACCCGCCGTTTGACGATCACCAAGCGGACGACAAATACGACGGCCTGCGCGCCGACGGCGTTCTCGAGGCGTTCGGAGAGTTCGCGAAGCTTGTCCGGCCGAAAGGGCGCGTCATCACGTTCGGATGGAACTCGTGGGGCATGTCGTCGATAGACGCTTTCGAGCGCGAGGAGACGGTCCTCCTCCAACGCGGCCCGTGCCTTCGCGATGTCATCGTGACCGTAGACCGCCGGACCAACCATTCTATCACGGTGAAACGGAGCGGAAACGGCCGCACACTACACACGGAAACTGACGATTCCGACCTCCGCGCCGACGGCGGCACGGTCGGACTCGACGGCCGCCACTGGACGCCGACCGCCGGCACAGACACGGACTCCCCGAACGCCTGTCAGAACTGTGGTGCCCAGCACACCAGCCAGTACGCGCGTGTCTTCGGCGATTCCGAGACCGACACCCTCTGGCACTGTCACGACTGCGACGAGCCCGAGATTTGCGGCCGGGATATGAAACAGGGCGCCGGATCGAATCCCGACTACGACCCGCTGGTCGACCGCGGGAAGTCGACCGACCACTACCCGGTGTTCGGAGGTGAGGGGCAGTGA
- a CDS encoding winged helix DNA-binding protein — protein MSRAAKAVQQRRRDEQYNDVFRAIATADTAPTKREIALETHRSDGQVQRILRDLREYGRVRRVRDPEDGRIIRYEITTRTDQ, from the coding sequence ATGAGCCGCGCCGCCAAGGCGGTCCAACAGCGCCGCCGGGACGAACAGTACAACGACGTGTTCCGGGCGATCGCCACCGCCGACACCGCACCGACGAAACGCGAGATCGCCCTCGAGACCCACCGCTCGGATGGCCAAGTCCAGCGCATCCTGCGTGACCTTCGCGAGTACGGCCGCGTGCGCCGCGTTCGCGACCCCGAGGACGGCCGCATCATCCGCTACGAGATTACGACGCGCACCGACCAATGA